A portion of the bacterium genome contains these proteins:
- a CDS encoding response regulator: MLNTSPSWTAKNASFASRERAQTRFLLVDQDRYNRQSLKQCLLGLGYGSIAEVGEPTTALEKIEEHPYTHIVFEPLNSPIRVDNFIRIVSDLQPDTIILTLLSEPSVDDVFQMLAAGAKGFLVKPYSVSSIDEAIITASVVENIPDVILQADNHTEALTYLILVALDKLATIKRQARKFATAEHEIPKRRLALSRAIQLANQFLNCDAETFHNIIIELCSERAIPVDEETSKALLRLREKKGNSNRTPAYS, translated from the coding sequence ATGCTAAATACTTCTCCATCATGGACAGCTAAAAACGCTTCATTTGCTTCTCGTGAACGAGCTCAGACTCGATTTCTATTAGTCGATCAAGACCGATATAATCGCCAGTCCCTTAAGCAGTGTCTTCTCGGACTCGGGTATGGTTCGATAGCTGAAGTCGGAGAGCCAACTACTGCACTTGAGAAGATAGAAGAACATCCCTATACCCACATAGTATTTGAACCACTAAATTCACCGATTCGGGTTGATAACTTCATCCGTATTGTTTCCGATCTTCAACCAGACACGATCATACTTACTCTACTTTCCGAGCCATCGGTGGATGATGTATTTCAGATGTTAGCTGCAGGAGCGAAGGGATTCCTAGTGAAGCCGTATTCCGTTTCAAGCATCGACGAAGCAATTATCACTGCCTCAGTTGTTGAAAATATTCCCGATGTGATTCTACAAGCAGATAATCATACAGAAGCGCTCACCTACCTCATACTTGTTGCCCTCGATAAATTAGCCACTATCAAGAGACAAGCAAGGAAATTTGCAACGGCAGAACATGAAATTCCAAAGCGACGCCTTGCTCTGTCCCGCGCCATTCAGTTAGCGAATCAGTTCCTGAACTGCGATGCTGAGACATTCCACAATATTATTATTGAGCTCTGCTCTGAACGTGCGATTCCCGTTGATGAAGAGAC